The following coding sequences lie in one Anomaloglossus baeobatrachus isolate aAnoBae1 chromosome 7, aAnoBae1.hap1, whole genome shotgun sequence genomic window:
- the MGRN1 gene encoding E3 ubiquitin-protein ligase MGRN1, with protein sequence MGAVWGRRIAGVEDIDIQANSAYRYPPKSGNYFASHFFMGGEKFETPHPEGYLFGENTDLNFLGNRPVQFPYLTPAPHEPVKTLRSLVNIRKDSLRLIRYKEGADSPLEDGGKPRVLYGLEFTFDADARVAITVYTQAGEEFVGGMAVYSPRSPALQSQTVYYKRGLSQHFSMPAFKIDFSDWKDEELNFDLDKGVIPLVIQAVVAEGGEGSGHAHVLLAAFEKHVDGSFSVKPLKQKQIVDRVSYLLQEIYGIENKNNQESKPTEDENSDNSNECVVCLSDLRDTLILPCRHLCLCNSCADTLRYQANNCPICRLPFRALLQIRAVRRKPGPLPPISFSPVLAQTLDHDDNSGADNIPPGFEPISLLEALNGLRSPPASAPLYEEIPYSEGLPARGAPDNSHHKSKHTKAPDSGLRSPSSPIHEEDEEVTGSGDSERPALLGSVSRDSSQMENISSADTPEIVSAHCGSESQVEEPLDSPEPEELREDEAQEVSALGPDSCSIGIDE encoded by the exons ATGGGGGCCGTCTGGGGTCGGAGGATCGCCGGGGTGGAAGACATCGACATCCAGGCCAATTCTGCCTACCGCTACCCCCCGAAATCTG gaaaTTATTTTGCCAGCCATTTCTTTATGGGGGGAGAGAAGTTTGAGACCCCACATCCGGAGGGTTATCTATTTGGGGAGAATACTGACCTCAACTTCCTGGGAAACCGTCCCGTCCAG TTCCCGTACCTGACCCCAGCCCCCCACGAGCCGGTGAAGACGCTCCGCAGTCTGGTGAACATTCGGAAGGATTCTCTGCGTCTCATCAG ATACAAGGAAGGAGCGGACAGTCCGCTGGAGGATGGAGGGAAACCGCGAGTCCTGTACGGGCTGGAGTTTACCTTTGATGCGGACGCCCGTGTGGCCATCACTGTGTACACCCAGGCCGGGGAGGAGTTTGTCGGGGGGATGGCTGT GTACAGTCCCCGCAGTCCTGCGCTACAGTCCCAGACCGTCTATTATAAGCGAGGACTGAGCCAGCACTTCTCCATGCCGGCCTTCAAAATCGACTTCAGCGACTGGAAAGATGAGGAG CTGAACTTCGACCTTGATAAAGGGGTGATTCCTCTGGTGATCCAGGCTGTGGTGGCCGAGGGCGGAG AGGGATCGGGACACGCTCATGTCCTCCTGGCGGCGTTTGAGAAG CACGTCGATGGCAGTTTCTCGGTGAAACCTCTGAAGCAGAAGCAGATA GTGGATCGCGTCAGTTATCTGCTGCAAGAAATCTACGGCATCGAGAATAAGAACAATCAGGAAAGTAAG CCCACCGAAGACGAGAACAGTGACAACAGTAACGAGTGCGTGGTTTGCCTCTCCGACCTGCGGGACACGCTGATCCTGCCCTGCCGACACCTCTGTCTGTGTAACTCCTGTGCCGACACCCTGCGCTACCAGGCCAACAACTGCCCCATCTGCCGACTGC CTTTCCGTGCCTTGCTGCAGATCCGTGCCGTGCGGAGGAAGCCGGGACccctcccgcccatctccttcagcCCTGTCCTCGCCCAGACTCTGGACCATGACGACAACTCT GGTGCAGATAACATCCCTCCCGGGTTTGAGCCCATTTCTCTGCTGGAGGCTCTGAATGGACTGCGGTCCCCCCCTGCCAGTGCCCCTCTCTATGAGGAGATTCCTTACAGCGAGGGTCTGCCTGCTCGGGGGGCTCCAGACAACTCCCATCACAAAAGCAAGCACACAAAGGCTCCGGACAG TGGTCTGCGGTCTCCCTCTTCTCCCATCCATGAAGAGGACGAGGAAGTAACAGGATCGGGTGACAGCGAGAGGCCGGCGTTACTGGGATCGGTGAGCAGGGACTCCTCACAAATGGAG AAtatctcctctgccgacactccagAGATCGTCTCTGCACATTGCG GATCAGAATCACAGGTGGAGGAGCCGCTCGACAGCCCAGAGCCCGAGGAGCTGAGAGAGGACGAGGCCCAGGAGGTGTCAG CGCTGGGTCCTGATTCCTGCTCTATCGGGATCGACGAGTGA